The Triticum urartu cultivar G1812 chromosome 5, Tu2.1, whole genome shotgun sequence genome contains the following window.
ATGTAGGTCCATCAAACACCATCCAACCGCTGTTTGCAACTTCTTCATAGGTCCATCAGCTTCATGTCTCTGCTTGACTACTGCCTTTGGCACTTCTCTTCCGCTTCCGAACCCTCTTTCGCTTTGCCTCGCCATCAGTCTTCGGGCCCTAAAGAAGCAAGTTCTCATCAGTGCTTGTTGCCATGAAATGTCCGTGTAAGCATCAGCAAAAGCGAATATGCAAGTGTCACTGTCTAAGAGTATATAAGATTTAATTGTCACATTATTTCTCATCCGTAGGCAACTACAGCACTGCTTTTACAACATTAATTGCACAGATACTTATAGTGAGTGTGTTCCGAGTATTAAACATACCATACAGATGTCAAGTGATAATGCTGTGTAGTGATGATTAATTACCTGATTTTGAGCAGCTGATGGTTGAGGCTTTGGTTTCTTTTTCTTGCAAGAGAGTGGGTTTGGACCCTGCAGCACAACACACATTAACATTTTGTTAAAGAAGCAGAGATGCCATCATGATCTCAAAATGTTGATTACGCCCACTAGATCCTAACAATGGAGTGTCCAGAAAAACAGAAGCTGTAAATATTAACCTTTGCTCTGTTTCTTTTAAACTTGCTTTTCTCTGCCACTCCGGGAGCGTTTCCACAGACGGATGTCTTTCCTTCAGATGACGCCTTTAATAGCTTCTTAAATTCTGATTTTTCCATATGTATACGCTTCTCCTCATCCAACTGAGCAAACTGACGTTGCTGCACAGAGGGTTGCTCAATAAACAGGGAGTTCTTCAGACCATATATCACAGGAACACAAGGAACCTGTACCCAAGCAAAACATACATGAGCAAACTGAATGCAGAAGTAGCTTCTAAGATGGCTTAATACATTAGGCTATATCATTTCTGTAAAGTAGATGATATGATACTTGTCGGTTGTATCATGTTTGCTGAGCAGATTCCTTCACAAGTAACATTCCGGTGACAAAAATAAGGTAAAAGTAGAATGCTACatccaagcaaaacatatatgAGCTCATTGTGCAAAAGCAGTTTTTAAGATGGCATATAAATTCTGTTATCAGTGCTATGTAATTTCTTTTAAGTCGATGCTATTATGTTTGTGCCTTGTATTGTGTCCCTGAGCAGATACTTTCACAAATAAAATCAAGGTGATAAAATGATAAAAGCAGAATGCTAGAAGTGCAGTGAATCTTCATACCTCCCGTAGCTTTGCCCGGAGATCAGAATCCTGGGTGGCAACAAAGTAGTGCTCCGGATTCTTATCACCAACAAGTGACAGAATACAGTCCACCGCACTGACCACTTTGTCATGCTCACAGCTGAACACACAAATAAAAGTCCAGAGAACAAACTATCAACGCCCCCGCCTCGAGCTCGTCAAGTCATAAAAGGGCAAAACTATCCTGACTGAATGTAGTAGCAGTATTTCATACAAATCAAACTGATAAAACAAAACCAATGTGATCCAATTTCAGAACATGATTTGCAGTCAGGCATGGAAGCAAACAAACCAGTGCCACATTACATTATTTCAAAGCTGGAAATGAAGTTCCACTAGTTAATTGGTTTCAAAACCTACTTATTCTCAACTTGGCATGCAACACCACTGtccatgtatttttttttctTCATAAGAGTTAGTGCTTATTTAGTCTATTAGTGAGCAGAAATTCAATTCGGTTCCCGGGAGCACGTGCTCCCGGGCCCTTGTTTTACATACATTTGTTTTCTACATATAATTATCCGTGGCAACGCACAGGGACCCAACTAATTCCAGCTAAGTATTCAGATAGCCCAAACACAAATTGTCAAATTGAACCTATGAGGTAACCAATATGACAGAACAAAGAGATCCGCATTTAAAATTGAATCAGCGACCAGTGCATGTATAGATTAGAGTGGTAAGGCTGTGAAATGAAGAAAAATGGATAAGAGAAGggaagagaaggagggacctggCGGTGGCGACGAGTTGGGCAGCGTCGAACGCCTCGGAGTGGGACTTGCCGAGGCGCCTGAGCTCGGCGACGACGCACTTGGAGGTCAAGAGCGGGGGCGCCCTGGACGCGGAGAGGAGCTCGCGGAGGGCGTCGTCGGCGGGGAGGAGTTGGTGGACGAGGAGGTGGTGCACGAAGGTGCCATCGATGAGCACCTTGTAGGGCTCGCGGAAGCCGAAGCAGGTGGAGTAGAACTTAACCACCTTGCGGTGCCGCGATCGCCTCTTCACCCTCATCGCGGACTGGCGTACGCGGGCACGCAGACGGCGTCCGCGGTGAGTCAGCGACGGTGGCTCTCCTAGACGAGCGGCGGCAGACCTCCAGGACGAGCGGGCGGGCGGACGGGGTCACCGGACCAGCGGGCAGGCGAGGACGCGGTGTCGCCAGACGGGCGGGGTCGCTGGGCTGGCAGACGGCGAGCCGGCGACCCTCCTGGACCTGGaagagcggcggcggcgcagctCCAGGTCCTGCACGGATGGGCGGCGGCAGACCGGTCTAGGGTTCGTCCCGCTCGATCCGGGGGAGCTCCTATAGGGCGCTCGCTGCGGCAAAGTGCCGGCGCTTCGCACAGGAGCGGCTAGCGTGGGCCGGCCCGtttaaagcggcaagcggcggcaCGTTCCCGACATGAAAAATCGCAAAAAATAAAATACCGCCAGCGCTGTAACTTGAACACGCGACTTCACACTAACTGGACTGCCGTGCAAACCACTGCGACGTAGCTGTCCTCATACTCAATTATCAGCGCGACATTTAAAGACGTATACGACGGAGACAAAACTTAAACAATCATTCGCAAAAAGTCCCAAAAACTACAGTCCATTTATTGGGTCGAACCGAGGACCTCCAACAACAGAATTTTTCGAAATTATAAATATTTTCTTCAAAATAAAAACATTTTCCGAATTCTCGTACAAATTTTATAAATCAGAAACATTTTGATTATGTGAACAAATTTGAAAAGGGGGAACATTtcttgaatttgtgaacaaaaaataaaaatgtgtacatttttaaaacttctataacattttttgaatttgtgaacaaaattGAAAAACATGAACTATTATTAAATTTGTGAACAATGATGATAATTCTCATGTGTCATCGGGAgcgctttctctatataagagtttgtctaggcttgtcctttgttacaaaaaggattgggccatcttgctgcaccttatttactttcattacttgctacccgttacaaattattttatcacaaaattatctgttaccgataattccagtgcttgcagagaatactttgctgaaaaccgcttatcatttctttctgctcctcgttgggttcgacactcttatttatcgaaaggactacgatagatcccctatacttgtgtgtcatcaagactcttttttggcgccgttaccggggagtgaagcgcctttggtaggtggaatttggtaaggaaaaaattatatagtgtgctaaaatttactgtcacttgttactatggaacataatcctttgaggggtttgttcggggtaacttcacctcgtccggaaccacaatcagctacccctcaacctactgaacctattgaaaatgtttactttgaaattcctttgggtatgatagagaaactgctagctaatccttttgcaggagatggaacattgcatcctgatttacacttaatctgtgtggatgaagtttgtggattatttaaggttgcaggtatgcccgaggatgttatcaagaagaaggtcttccctttatctttgaagggagaggcattgacatggtataggctatgtgatgatatggaatcatgggactacaaacgattgaaattggaatttcattagaagttttatcctatgcatctcgttcatcgtgatcgtaattatatatataatttttggccttgcgaaggagaaagcatcgctcaagcttgggggaggcttaagtcaatgttatattcatgccccaatcatgagctctcgagagaaataattattcaaaacttttatgctcggctttctcccAGTAATcactccatgctcgatacttcttgtactggttcttttatgatgaagactattgaattcaaatgggatttattgaaaagaattaaacgcaactctgaagattgggacctcgacgaaggtaaaaagtcatgtataacacctaagtttgattgtgttaaatcttttatggataccgatgctttccgtgaatttagcactaaatatgaacttgactctgagatagtagcttctttctgtgaatcatttgctacttatgttgatctccctaaggagaagtggtttaaatataatcctcccattgaagcaaaagtagttgcacctattaaagttgaagaaaagactatcactaatgatgatcctgttgttcctactgcttatgttgagaaaccacctttccctgttagaattaaggatcatgctaaagcttcaactgtagtgaACAAAAACAATATTAAGACACCCAAAccctgaacaaattaaagttgaacctaatattactatgattaaggatctcttggctgataatattgatgggcatgttatttacttctgtgatgaagctgttAGAATTGCTAAATctggtgctaaagataaacatagacctgttgtaggcatgcctgttatttttgttaaaataggagatcattgttatcatggcttgtgtgatatgggtgctagtgctagtgcaatacatcattctttatacgaagaaattatgcatgatattgcacctgctgagatagaagatatcgatgttaccattaagcttgccaatagagatattATTTCACCGACTGGGATTgctagagatgttgaagtcttgtgtgggaaggttaaatatcctgctgattttcttgttcttggttccccacaggatagcttttgtcccattatatttggtagacccttcttgaataatGTTAATGCtgagatagactgcaataaggatattgtttctattggtttaggagatatgtctcatgagtttaattttgctaagtttcgtagacaaccccatgataaagaattgtttattaaagatgaaattattgatCTTGCTTCTATTGCGGTGCCTcgtactgatcctttagaacaatatttgctagaccatgaaaatgatatgtttatgaatgaaagaagagaaatagatgaagtattctttaagcAGGGACCTATTccgaaacacaacttgcctgttgaaattctaggggatcctcctccacccaagggtgatcccgtgtttgaggtTAAACCATTActtgatactcttaaatatgcttgtcttgatgaaaagaagatatatcctgttattattagtgctaacatttcagagaaggaggaagagaaactattgaaaactctgaataagcaccgtgctgctattggatatactcttgatgatcttaagggcattagtcccactctatgtcaacataaaataaatttggagaaatactccaaaccagttattgatcaccaacgagggctaaatcctaaaatgaaagaagtggtaagaaaggaaatattaaagctccttgaggcaggtataatttatcccgttgctgatagtcagtgggtaagtcctgtccattgtgtccctaagaagggaggcattactgtcgtacctaatgataaagatgaattgatcccgcaaagaattattagatggttactctggtttctctcaaatacttgtgtcagctgatgatcaagcaaagatcacttttacttgccctttcggtacttttgcttataggcgtatgccttttggtctatgtaatgcacctgctacctttcaaagatgcatgatgtctatattctctaacttttgtgaaaagatttgtgaggttttcatggatgatttctccatttatggatcctcttttgatgattgcttgagcaaccttgatcaagttttgcagagatgtgaagaaactaaccttgtcttgaattgggagaagtgccactttatggttaatgaaggaattatcttggggcataaaatttctgaaagaggtattgaagtggataaagctaaaggtgatgctattgaaaagatgtcgtgtcccaaggacattaaaggtataagaagtttccttggtcatgctggtttttacaggaggttcattaaggacttctcaaaaatttcccggcctctgactaatctattacaaaaaagatattccttttgtatttgatgatgattgtgtagaagcatttgaagtacttaagaaagctttgatttctgcacctaccGTTCGGCCacttgattggaatttaccatttgaaatcatgtgtgatgctagtgatcatgctgtaggtgctgttcttgggcaaagagttgataagaaattaaatgttattcaatatgctagtaaaactttagacaatgcccagagaaattatgctactactgaaaaagaattcctaccagttgtttttgcttgtgataagttcagaccttatattgttgattctaaagtaactattcatactgatcatgctgctattaaataccttatggaaaagaaagatgctaaacctagacttattagatggattctcttgctacaagaatttgatttacatattattgatagagagggagctgagaaccccgttgcagacaacttgtctaggttagagaatgttcttgatgacccactacctattgatgatagctttcctcatgaacaattaaatgtcataaatgcttctcgtactgctccatgatatgctgattatgctaattacattgttggtaaatttataccacctagtttcacataccagcaaaagaaaaagttcttctatgatttaaggcattacttttgggatgacccacatctttataaagaaggagtagatggtgttattagacgttatgtacctgagcatgaataggaacagatcctacgcaagtgtcactctaaggcatatggagggcaccatgctggagacagaactgcacataaggtattgcaatccgatttttattggcctactctcttcaaggatgcccgtaagtttgtcttgtgatgaatgtcaaagaattggtaatattagtagacgtcaagaaatgcctatgaattattcacttgtcattgaaccatttgatgtttggggctttgattatatgggaccgtttccttcctctaatgggtatacacatattttagttgctattgattacgttactaagtgggtagaagtattccaactagtagtgttgatcataacacctctattaagatgcttaaagaagttaatttttccgaggtttggagtccctagatatataatgactgatggtggttcacattttattcatggtgcctttcgtaaaatgcttgctaagtatgatgttaatcatagaattgcatctccatatcacctgCAGTCtggtggtcaagtagaattgagtaatagagagctcaaattaattttgcaaaagactgttaatagatctaggaagaattggtccaagaaacttgatgatgcattatgggcctatagaattgcatataaaaatcctatgggtatgtctccatataaaatgatctatggtaaagcatgtcacttacctctcgaactagaacataaggcatattgggcaattaaagatctcaattatgatttcaaactttccGGTGAAAAGAGGCTATtcgacattagctcacttgatgaatggagaacccaagcttatgaaaatgccaagctgtttaaagaaaaagttaaaagatggcatgaaaaaaggatacaaaagcgtgagtttaatgtaggtgattatgtattgctatacaactctcgtttaagattttttgcaggcaaactcctccgtaaatgggaaggtccttacgtcatcgaggaggtctatggTTCCGGTGCcctaaaaatcaacaacttcgaaggcacaaatccgagggtggtgaacggtcaaagaatcaaacattatatctcaggtaatcccatataatttgaaactaatattattgaaaccgtaaccccagaggaatacataagggacactttccggaacgtttcagcctccgaaaaggaataggtacgtggtacggtaagtaaaccgactccaaaacagttctaatggcattttttctccgttttggaatattaaaaaaataggaaaataagaagcagtccgggaaggacatgaggcttccacgagggtgggaggcgcgccctacccccctggccCCCCCGCCTTGTGGgtacctcgtgtgccctccgaaCTCCGTTTTCTCGCACGATActtattttggtcggtaaaaattcactatataatctctcgaaggttttgaccaccgtatcacgcaaatatctcctgtctttgtttcgagctgtttttctgacagatctagatcgccatggcgtcttcaagtgcccccaaggacaagtgatacgtctccaacgtatctataatttttgattgctccatgctatattatctactattttgggcaatattgcgctttattacccacttttctattatttttgggactaacctattaaccagaggcccagcccagatttgctgttttatgcctatttcagtgttttgaagaaaaggaatatcagacggagtcgaaacggaacgaaatcaactggagaagttatttttggaaggaaacgcACCTGATGGACTTGAACCTCACGTTAGAAGATATGGgagctgcccatgagggtggggggcacgcccacccccctagggcgcgccccctgcctcgtggggcccccgtggctcccctgacgtgcttcttctgcctatataactccatataccctaaaacttccagaacagagattagatcgggagttccgccgccagaagcctccgtagccaccgaaagccaatctagacccgttccggcaccctgtcagagggggcaatccttctccggtggccatcttcatcatcccggtgctctccatgatgaggagggagtagttcaccctcggggctgagggtatgtaccagtagctatgtgtttgatctctctctctctcgtgttcttgagacgataccatcttgatgtatcgcgagctttgctattataattggatcctatgtttctcctccccctcttctctcttgtaatgaattgagtttcccctttgaagtaatcttatcggattgagtatttaaagatttgagaacacttgatgtatgtcttggtgatcaacttgcgggttccgtgactttgggaacctatgcataggggttggcacacgttttcgtcgtgattctccggtaggaactttggggcactctttgaggtcctttgtgttggctgaatagatgaatctgagattgtatgacgcatatcgtataatcatacccacggatacttgaggtgacattggagtatctaggtgacattagggttttggttgatttgtgtcttaaggtgttattctagtacgaactctagggctgtttgtgacacctataggaatagcccaacggattgattggaaagaataactttgaggtggtttcgtaccctaccataatctcttcgttcgttctccgctattagtggctttggagtgactctttgttgaatgttgagggatagttatgtgatccaattatgttagtattgttgagggaacttacactagtgaaagtacgaaccctaggccctatttcctatcattgcaataccgtttacgctcacttttatcacttgctaccttgctgtttttattaattcagattacaaatacctttatctactatccatataccacttgtttcactatctcttcgccgaactagtgcacctatacaatttaccattgtattgggtgagttggggacacaagagactctttgttatttggttgcagggttgcttgagagagaccatcttcatcctacgcctcctacggattgataaaccttaggtcatccacttgagggaaatttgctactgtcctacaaacctctgcacttggaggcccaacaacgtctacaagaagaaggttgtgtagtagacatcaagctcttttctggcgccgttgccggggaggcaaGGAAAGCGGCAGTAACGcaccccgtcaactaagctcttttctggcgccgttgtcggggaggttagcgcttgaaggtatatctttagatctttcaatcgagtcttttagtttcttgttttatcactagtttagtttataaaagaaaactataaaaaaatggaattgagtttgtctcatacgcttcacctttttaatatctttcatgagtatgacagaaaggataattgtgctcaagtgctagaagaagaatgcattagaatgtttggcactaaatatttgaatgatgagcataaTTGCAATGtcgttagtatgaattccttgaatatctatgatgctaatgatatgcaaagccacaagcttggggaagctatgtttgatgaagatgatattttttgccccccaagttttgatatgcaaatttattatgatgagagcatgcccgctatctatgatgattattgtgatgacacgtatgctttaaagaataatgataaccatgaaacctgtcatcttgatcttaattttcaatcacatgatagttattttgttgagtttgctcccactattattcatgagaagaattttgcttatgtggagagtagtaaattttctatgcttgtagatcatgaaaagaatgctttaggtgctggttatattgttgaattcattcatgatgctactgaaaattattatgagggagtaacatatgcttgtaggaattgcaataatatcaagtttcctctctatgtgctttaagttttgaagttatgcttgttttgccttcctatgctagttgattattgttcccacaagttgtttgctcacaaaatccctatgcataggaagtgggttagacttaaatgtgctagtcatattcttcatgatgctctctttatgttacaatttttatcttttatgtgagcatcattgaaatcatcatccctagctaggggcgttaaacgatagcgcttgttgggaggcaacccaattttatttcagtttctttctttttgttcttgtttagtaataaataattcatctatcatctgtttagatgtggttttatgcttttaattagtgtttgtgccaagtagaaccattgggaagacttggggaaagtcttgttgatcatgctgtcaaaaacagaaactttagcgctcacaagaactgctgccatttttatttggagagtgctatttagttaattctttttgcatatgattaatagataaattcttcaggtctagaaatttatttgagaattttatgagttccataagtatacgtttgatccagattactacagactattctgttttcgacagattctgtttttcatgtgttgtctgcttattttgatgaatctatggctagtaaaatagtttataaaccatagagaagtttgaatacagtaggtttaacaccaatataaataaagaatgagttcattacagtatcttgaagtggtgttttgttttctttcgctaacggagcttacgagttttctgttaagttttgtgttgtgaagttttcaagttttgggtaaggattcgatggactatggaagaaggagtggtaagagcctaagcttgggtatgacCAAGGCacaccaagttaatattcaaggacaaccaagagcctaagcttggggatgccccggaaggcatcccctctttcgtcttcgttcatcggtaactttacttggagctatatttttattcaccacatgatatgtgttttgcttggagcatcaatttatttttttaggatttgctttctgttatttagaaaaatgttttgaatcttttatttcagtaaaagtggcattgatagcctttactatgcctatgttacaagtatacatgttgctgtttgaaaacagaaagtttgccgCTGTTGGAATAATTCCCTAGGAAattaagaatgtgataaaatattGAAAACTTTTGAAtattaatctctgataaatttactacagtgtgaattttatttcataatttttggagctagggaagtatggatgttgctggattctttacagactatcctgtttaggcagattgctgttatgtttgcattgtttgcatatgtttgcttctttaatgattctatttgaggataggactattaaatatgtagaggcatttagta
Protein-coding sequences here:
- the LOC125507978 gene encoding rRNA-processing protein UTP23 homolog, which gives rise to MRVKRRSRHRKVVKFYSTCFGFREPYKVLIDGTFVHHLLVHQLLPADDALRELLSASRAPPLLTSKCVVAELRRLGKSHSEAFDAAQLVATASCEHDKVVSAVDCILSLVGDKNPEHYFVATQDSDLRAKLREVPCVPVIYGLKNSLFIEQPSVQQRQFAQLDEEKRIHMEKSEFKKLLKASSEGKTSVCGNAPGVAEKSKFKRNRAKGPNPLSCKKKKPKPQPSAAQNQGPKTDGEAKRKRVRKRKRSAKGSSQAET